Proteins from one Cryptomeria japonica chromosome 4, Sugi_1.0, whole genome shotgun sequence genomic window:
- the LOC131079061 gene encoding alpha pinene synthase, chloroplastic-like codes for MALFSVSPSVLSSCLKSPPNHHVKLSNTSLPSLSRRRLNSFINKASITSAETPIRRTGNHHPNLWDDDIIKTIQEHQYEDSHYKERAERLIAEIKDMFNEMPTAKSGKSCAENAFEHLVMVDKVQRLGIDRHFQNEITQALDYVYSYWNDCPKDLNTAALGLRILRLNRYPVSADVLRHFKGNDGQFLCPSSLSEEEKIGSILNLYRASLIAFPEENIMDEAKAFAATYLNQALEKNNISSHLLREIKYNLEYGWHGNLPRVEARNYMDIYGENRSWTELADNKEILNLAKLDFNIMQSVHRRELEPILRWWKDLDLDKVEFARHRHVEYFALACAYAIDDKYSVYRSDFAKLCALTTIVDDVYDTYGTIDEIKLFNEAVKRWDPLPPKSFPENIKIAYKAFHMGVNESAQAAEKTQGRDTLPYTLKVWEAYLNALTKEAQWIVDGYIPSLEEYLENGVPSSAYRVTMLQPILTLDAVLSDDIIQEIDYPSKFNELLCLSLRLKGDTRTFKAEANRGELVSCISCYIKDHPESTEEEALDYLKELLQKRLKELDWEYLKPDNVPTISKDYAYNIGRSYQLLYKERDGFTNSNKDIKDLVTQLLLEPVAM; via the exons ATGGCTCTTTTCTCTGTTTCCCCCTCTGTTTTGAGCTCATGCTTAAAATCTCCACCCAACCATCATGTCAAGCTTTCCAATACAAGTTTGCCAAGCTTGAGCAGGAGGCGGCTTAATTCCTTCATCAATAAGGCTTCCATCACCAGTGCTGAAACTCCAATCAGGCGCACAGGCAACCATCATCCCAACTTGTGGGACGATGATATTATAAAAACTATCCAAGAGCACCAATATGAG GATTCTCATTACAAGGAGCGTGCTGAGAGGCTTATTGCAGAGATCAAGGACATGTTTAATGAAATGCCCACAGCAAAAAGTGGTAAATCTTGTGCTGAGAATGCCTTTGAGCACCTTGTGATGGTGGATAAAGTTCAACGCCTTGGAATAGATAGACatttccaaaatgaaataacacaagCACTTGATTATGTTTACAG CTATTGGAACGATTGCCCTAAAGATCTGAATACCGCAGCCTTGGGACTTCGAATCCTTCGACTGAATAGATATCCTGTTTCCGCAG ATGTGTTAAGACACTTCAAAGGAAATGATGGGCAGTTCTTGTGTCCATCAAGCCTATCAGAGGAAGAGAAGATAGGAAGTATTCTAAATCTTTATAGAGCTTCGTTAATTGCTTTTCCAGAGGAAAATATCATGGACGAAGCTAAAGCTTTTGCAGCAACATATTTAAATCAAGCTTTAGAGAAAAACAATATCAGTTCTCATCTTTTACGAGAG ATAAAGTACAACCTGGAGTATGGCTGGCACGGAAATCTGCCCAGAGTTGAAGCAAGGAATTATATGGACATATATGGGGAAAACAGATCTTGGACAGA GTTGGCTGATAATAAAGAAATTCTGAATCTGGCTAAATTGGACTTCAATATCATGCAGTCAGTCCATCGGCGAGAGCTTGAACCAATCTTAAG ATGGTGGAAGGACTTAGATTTGGATAAAGTGGAGTTTGCTCGTCATCGTCATGTGGAATATTTTGCTTTAGCATGTGCATACGCAATAGATGATAAGTATTCTGTCTATAGAAGTGATTTTGCAAAGCTTTGTGCTCTTACAACAATTGTCGATGACGTCTATGACACTTATGGTACTATTGACGAGATTAAACTCTTCAATGAAGCTGTTAAGAG GTGGGATCCTTTACCTCCAAAAAGCTTTCCTGAAAATATTAAAATAGCATATAAGGCATTTCACATGGGAGTAAATGAAAGTGCTCAAGCCGCAGAGAAGACTCAAGGACGAGACACACTCCCTTACACACTCAAAGTT TGGGAAGCTTATCTCAACGCCCTTACAAAGGAAGCTCAATGGATTGTTGATGGGTACATCCCATCTTTAGaggaatatttagaaaatggtgtaCCAAGCTCAGCATATCGTGTGACCATGTTGCAACCTATATTAACATTAGATGCAGTTCTTTCAGATGACATCATTCAAGAAATAGATTATCCATCAAAGTTCAATGAACTTTTATGCCTATCCCTTAGACTAAAAGGTGACACCAGAACTTTCAAG GCTGAAGCAAATCGTGGAGAGTTAGTATCATGCATATCATGCTATATAAAAGACCATCCAGAATCTACAGAGGAAGAAGCTTTGGATTACCTTAAAGAATTATTGCAAAAACGACTCAAAGAATTAGATTGGGAGTATTTGAAACCTGATAATGTTCCAACTATAAGCAAGGACTATGCTTATAATATTGGAAGAagttaccaacttctttataaagAGAGAGATGGATTTACCAACTCTAACAAAGATATTAAAGATCTAGTTACTCAACTCCTCCTTGAACCTGTGGCAATGTAA